In the genome of Candoia aspera isolate rCanAsp1 chromosome 1, rCanAsp1.hap2, whole genome shotgun sequence, one region contains:
- the BET1L gene encoding BET1-like protein, which translates to MADWGRGSNTNAVDDMLDVENKRMAENLATKVTRLKSLALDIDKDAEDQNQYLDNMDSDFMSVTGLLTGSVKRFSTMTRSGRDNRKLLCYVSGGLILVFFILYYLVTRTRT; encoded by the exons ATGGCGGACTGGGGCCGAG gttcaaACACAAATGCTGTGGATGATATGTTAGATGTGGAAAATAAGCGCATGGCAGAAAACCTGGCCACTAAAGTCACCCGTCTAAAATCG cttGCATTGGACATTGACAAAGATGCTGAGGATCAAAACCAGTACCTTGATAACATG GACTCTGATTTTATGAGTGTGACGGGCCTTCTGACTGGAAGCGTGAAGCGCTTCTCTACTATGACTCGGTCAGGAAGGGACAATCGCAAGCTTCTCTGTTATGTCTCTGGTGGACTGATTCTTGTCTTCTTCATCCTCTATTACTTGGTGACAAGAACACGAACTTGA